In Tripterygium wilfordii isolate XIE 37 chromosome 23, ASM1340144v1, whole genome shotgun sequence, one genomic interval encodes:
- the LOC119993596 gene encoding 40S ribosomal protein S30 yields the protein MGKVHGSLARAGKVRGQTPKVAKQDKKKKPRGRAHKRMQYNRRFVTAVVGFGKKRGPNSSEK from the exons ATGGGTAAGGTTCATGGATCTCTGGCTCGTGCTGGTAAGGTGAGAGGCCAAACTCCGAAGGTGGCCAAgcaggacaagaagaagaagccacGCGGCCGCGCTCACAAGCGTATGCAATACAACCGCCGCTTCGTCACCGCCG TTGTGGGATTTGGCAAGAAGAGGGGACCCAACTCTTCAGAGAAATAA